The following coding sequences are from one Nonlabens arenilitoris window:
- a CDS encoding DUF2254 domain-containing protein, translating into MKFIYLRIKSFINSITGSIAFYPTLYAVIALAFAFIMKWLESQGISRYLQNSFSPLVVNDVDTARNILTTLIAGGISILVFSFSMVMLLLSQAATNYSPRVLPSLISNKTHQFILGAFLSSIIYNIITIIGIEPTGKDYQIPGFSVLIGIITALIALAAFVYFIHSISSSIQINNILKNIYQNSKHQLEIEIENDNDHNEFPDSNNWKTYNSVQSGTIQNISSTSLKSYCAEQDIQIEILFHKGEYLIIDSPLFKCNKELDQNETDEILKNFLYQESEIVKDNYTLGFKQITEIGIKAMSPGINDPGTAINTINFLTDLFALRLQRSDHSILTVDNRPFVKLSITPFDYLMHNILAPYRNYCSHDFTVMMSLIQMINRLKKCKHNNSEYSNILNNQLELMMNDAEQEIKNPKDLEILKNSID; encoded by the coding sequence ATGAAATTCATTTATTTAAGAATAAAATCCTTCATTAATAGTATAACAGGTAGTATCGCTTTCTACCCAACACTATATGCTGTAATCGCCCTTGCGTTTGCCTTTATAATGAAATGGTTAGAGTCACAAGGTATTTCTAGATATCTACAAAACTCATTCTCTCCATTAGTAGTGAATGATGTTGATACAGCAAGAAATATACTAACTACACTTATCGCTGGTGGGATAAGTATTTTAGTATTTTCTTTTTCTATGGTGATGCTATTATTGAGTCAGGCTGCTACTAATTATTCTCCCAGAGTATTACCTAGTCTGATATCAAATAAAACGCATCAATTTATTTTGGGAGCTTTTTTATCCAGTATCATCTATAATATCATCACTATTATAGGTATCGAGCCTACCGGAAAGGATTATCAAATTCCAGGCTTCTCAGTACTTATAGGTATCATTACAGCTTTAATAGCTCTAGCAGCGTTTGTCTACTTTATACATAGTATTTCTTCTAGCATTCAAATCAACAACATACTTAAAAACATTTACCAAAATTCAAAACATCAATTAGAAATTGAAATTGAAAACGATAATGATCATAACGAATTTCCAGACTCTAATAATTGGAAAACCTATAATTCAGTTCAATCAGGTACTATTCAAAATATAAGTTCAACTAGCTTGAAAAGTTACTGCGCTGAACAAGACATTCAAATAGAAATATTATTTCATAAAGGAGAGTATCTAATCATTGATAGCCCTTTATTTAAATGCAATAAAGAACTAGACCAGAACGAAACTGATGAAATACTTAAAAATTTTCTATACCAAGAATCAGAAATTGTAAAAGACAATTATACACTAGGCTTTAAACAAATTACAGAAATAGGAATTAAGGCAATGTCTCCTGGTATCAATGATCCAGGAACAGCTATTAATACTATTAATTTTCTTACAGATTTATTTGCATTAAGACTACAAAGGTCTGATCATTCTATATTAACCGTTGATAATCGACCTTTTGTAAAGCTATCAATAACACCTTTTGATTATTTAATGCACAATATTCTAGCACCATATAGAAATTATTGTAGTCATGATTTTACCGTAATGATGTCATTAATTCAAATGATCAATCGATTAAAAAAATGTAAACATAATAACAGTGAGTATTCAAACATATTGAATAACCAGCTAGAATTAATGATGAATGACGCAGAACAAGAAATTAAAAATCCTAAAGATTTAGAAATTCTCAAAAATTCAATTGATTAA
- a CDS encoding Hsp20/alpha crystallin family protein: MKLAHTTANNWLPSLIDEMFTNDFMGGTAPLKTWNPAVNISEADDKFELDMIIPGFKKENISIEVDQDVLTISSEVTNDKEEKTEQFTRKEFTLKSFKRSFNLPDTVNKENIAADYNDGILNIVLPKKEEALPQPKRMISLK; this comes from the coding sequence ATGAAACTTGCACATACAACAGCAAACAATTGGTTACCATCTTTAATTGATGAAATGTTTACAAATGATTTTATGGGTGGTACAGCACCTCTAAAAACCTGGAATCCTGCCGTCAATATATCTGAAGCAGATGATAAATTTGAATTAGACATGATCATTCCCGGTTTTAAAAAAGAAAATATTTCTATTGAGGTAGATCAGGATGTATTAACCATCTCTTCTGAAGTGACTAATGATAAGGAAGAAAAAACAGAGCAATTTACTCGTAAAGAGTTTACATTAAAATCATTCAAACGCAGCTTTAATCTACCAGATACGGTGAATAAAGAAAACATAGCAGCAGATTATAATGATGGTATCTTAAATATTGTACTTCCTAAAAAAGAAGAAGCATTACCACAGCCGAAGCGCATGATTTCTTTAAAATAA
- a CDS encoding alpha/beta hydrolase produces MKLLLILCYFTSNIIIAQQVIIDSVQYNDGYRKIRLYLPDNYQKTQFPLLVMMDAQNLFDTSTSYSGEWNVDESISSFPINDQAIVIGIDHGNELRMEELTPFKNEKYGGGNAEVFLSWMMKDAIPKTILKHQLNINSDKIAIAGSSLGGLFSFYAAVQHPDFFQTAGIFSPSFWWSEKSFELIHQHSNLDNQHYFFAAGTEEGEDMLVDLKRMHDIALQKGATVTYLEEKGAQHNEAQWRATFLPFYHTWIHSL; encoded by the coding sequence ATGAAATTACTACTTATACTATGTTACTTTACAAGTAATATAATAATTGCACAACAGGTCATCATTGATTCTGTACAATATAATGATGGATATAGAAAAATAAGGTTATACCTTCCTGATAACTATCAGAAAACTCAATTTCCTCTTCTAGTGATGATGGATGCACAAAATTTATTTGACACGTCAACGAGTTATTCTGGAGAATGGAACGTAGATGAAAGCATCTCTTCCTTTCCTATAAATGATCAAGCTATAGTCATAGGAATTGATCATGGTAATGAACTACGAATGGAAGAATTAACACCTTTTAAAAATGAAAAGTATGGTGGTGGAAATGCCGAAGTTTTTCTTTCATGGATGATGAAAGATGCAATTCCTAAAACAATACTAAAGCATCAATTAAACATTAACTCTGATAAGATAGCGATTGCAGGTAGCTCTCTAGGAGGATTGTTTTCCTTCTATGCGGCAGTTCAACATCCAGACTTTTTTCAAACAGCAGGTATCTTCTCGCCTTCTTTTTGGTGGAGTGAGAAAAGTTTTGAATTGATCCATCAACATTCTAATTTAGATAATCAACATTATTTTTTCGCAGCTGGAACAGAAGAAGGAGAAGATATGTTAGTAGATTTAAAACGTATGCATGACATAGCTCTTCAAAAAGGTGCTACAGTTACCTATCTTGAAGAAAAAGGAGCACAACATAACGAGGCTCAATGGCGAGCGACTTTTCTTCCTTTTTACCATACATGGATCCATAGCTTATAA
- the panB gene encoding 3-methyl-2-oxobutanoate hydroxymethyltransferase — protein sequence MSTAKKEYKRITVKSLTEMKRNNEKISMLTAYDYTMARIIDSAGIDVILVGDSASNVMAGHETTLPITLDQMIYHASSVVRAVERSLVVVDLPFGSYQSDPKEALRSAIRIMKESGGHSVKLEGGSEVKDSIKRILHAGIPVMGHLGLTPQSIYKFGTYTVRAKEKAEAEKLKEDALALQRWGCFAIVLEKVPAALAQEVADSLTIPVIGIGAGSGVDGQVLVSHDMFGMTHEFNPRFLRRYLNLYEDMGNAVSQYVKDVKDVDFPNDKEQY from the coding sequence ATGTCAACTGCAAAAAAAGAATACAAAAGGATCACAGTAAAATCGCTTACTGAGATGAAACGTAATAATGAAAAAATATCAATGTTAACGGCATATGATTATACCATGGCGCGCATTATAGATAGTGCTGGTATAGATGTTATTCTAGTAGGAGATAGTGCTAGTAATGTTATGGCAGGACATGAGACAACGTTACCTATAACGCTGGATCAAATGATTTATCATGCAAGCAGTGTGGTGAGAGCGGTTGAGCGATCTTTAGTAGTTGTGGATTTACCCTTCGGTAGTTATCAAAGTGATCCTAAAGAAGCTTTGCGTAGTGCGATCCGTATTATGAAAGAAAGTGGTGGTCACTCTGTTAAGTTAGAAGGTGGAAGTGAGGTAAAGGATTCTATTAAACGTATTTTACATGCAGGTATACCTGTTATGGGACATTTAGGTTTAACGCCACAATCTATTTATAAATTTGGAACTTACACGGTTAGAGCAAAAGAAAAGGCAGAGGCTGAAAAACTCAAGGAAGATGCTCTAGCCTTACAACGATGGGGTTGTTTTGCCATAGTTTTAGAAAAAGTGCCAGCAGCACTTGCACAAGAAGTAGCAGATAGTTTAACTATTCCAGTAATAGGAATAGGTGCTGGTAGTGGTGTGGATGGTCAGGTGCTAGTTTCTCACGACATGTTTGGGATGACACATGAGTTTAATCCACGTTTCTTAAGACGTTATTTAAACCTATATGAAGATATGGGAAATGCTGTAAGTCAGTATGTTAAGGATGTAAAGGACGTTGATTTTCCTAATGATAAGGAGCAGTATTAA
- a CDS encoding nuclear transport factor 2 family protein: MRSSLLLIGFIVIAFAKAFSQQPTVNDSVTVTKNISEKQKPAEAVRDFFDFFHKKDTVSMKLMMVDHIILNSLIISETKGRKIIHTPVDSFLKSIAQIPDSVSFEERLIQIKTTNSKDIATVNASYEFYMNEGFTHNGTNVFTLLYIDDKWKIASITDTRQYP; this comes from the coding sequence ATGAGAAGCTCTTTACTTTTGATAGGATTTATAGTTATTGCTTTCGCGAAAGCGTTTTCACAACAACCTACTGTCAATGATAGCGTTACAGTCACAAAAAACATATCTGAAAAACAAAAACCTGCTGAAGCGGTTAGAGATTTTTTTGACTTTTTTCATAAAAAAGACACCGTTTCTATGAAATTGATGATGGTTGATCATATCATACTTAATTCACTTATTATTTCTGAAACTAAAGGAAGAAAAATTATCCATACACCTGTGGATTCTTTTTTAAAAAGTATAGCACAGATTCCTGATAGTGTAAGCTTTGAAGAACGATTAATTCAAATAAAAACTACTAATAGTAAGGACATAGCTACTGTAAATGCGAGTTATGAGTTTTATATGAATGAAGGTTTTACCCACAACGGTACAAATGTATTTACCTTACTCTATATAGATGATAAATGGAAAATAGCTTCCATAACGGACACTAGACAATATCCATAA